In one Calonectris borealis chromosome 23, bCalBor7.hap1.2, whole genome shotgun sequence genomic region, the following are encoded:
- the AJAP1 gene encoding adherens junction-associated protein 1 — protein sequence MWMRRLPGSRSSCPLGSHAWILIAMFHLAMDLASCQPPASSAGGRLSPRPALRHRLSRGSLWGAGSGEELRRPGPPWTCTPMPPPQRPRSRRPPPTAPLPAGRPPRRPRSRRGRRHLRGRGFALQDGRPTVSEVIVWGPTGEEDSLESSTLPGAFATTTATTAAATTTTTTAATAAATPPRAPPSTPAPAPGGDVPRSSPGRTSTTEPAAGHSSGGKDARLPRGLGDSTGLAVHQIITITVSLIMVIAALITTLVLKNCCAQSGRPRRNSHQRKLDQQEESCQNLTDFAPARVPSALDIFTAYNETLQCSHECVRTPVPVYAEEALHSPGDYKTTFNGNRPSSSDRHLIPVAFVSEKWFEISC from the exons GTCAAGTTGCCCGCTCGGAAGCCATGCTTGGATTTTAATAGCCATGTTCCACCTAGCCATGGACCTCGccagctgccagcccccagccagcagcGCTGGGGGGAGGCTCTCGCCGCGGCCGGCGCTCCGGCACAGACTGTCCCGTGGCTCGCTGtggggcgcggggagcggggaggagctgcggcgccccggccccccctggACCTgcacccccatgccccccccgCAGAGACCCCGCTCCCGCCGGCCGCCTCCCACCGCCCCActgcccgccggccgccccccacgccggccccgctcccggagGGGCCGGCGGCACCTGCGTGGCCGCGGCTTCGCCCTGCAGGACGGGCGGCCCACGGTGTCCGAGGTCATCGTCTGGGGCCCCACGGGCGAGGAGGACTCCCTGGAGAGCAGTACGCTGCCCGGCGCCTTcgccaccaccaccgccaccaccgccgccgcgaccaccaccaccaccaccgctgccaccgccgccgccacgcCGCCTCGcgcgccccccagcaccccggctcCCGCGCCTGGCGGGGATGtgccccgcagcagccctggccGCACCAGCACCACCGAGCCGGCCGCCGGCCACAGCAGCGGCGGCAAGGATGCTCGCCTGCCCCGCGGGCTGGGAGACAGCACAG GTCTGGCGGTTCATCAGATAATCACTATTACCGTGTCCCTCATCATGGTCATAGCCGCTCTGATAACAACTCTTGTCTTAAAAAACTG CTGCGCGCAGAGCGGGCGCCCGCGGCGCAACAGCCACCAGCGCAAGCTGGACCAGCAGGAGGAGAGCTGCCAGAACCTGACCGACTTCGCCCCCGCCCGCGTGCCCAGCGCCCTCGACATCTTCACCGCCTACAACGAGACGCTGCAGTGCTCCCACGAGTGCGTCCGGACCCCCGTGCCCGTCTACGCGGAGGAGGCGTTGCACTCGCCCGGGGATTATAAAACAACCTTCAATGGAAACAG ACCCTCTTCTTCTGACCGGCATCTTATTCCTGTGGCCTTTGTGTCTGAGAAATGGTTTGAAATCTCCTGCTGA